One genomic segment of Virgibacillus doumboii includes these proteins:
- a CDS encoding acetyl-CoA C-acetyltransferase translates to MKEAVIVAGARTPVGKANKGSLANSRPDDLAALTIKETLKRAGNYDGNIDDVIIGCAMPEAEQGMNMARNIAGLAGLKNDVPGITINRYCSSGLQSIAYAAERIMVGASDTIIAGGAESMSLIPMGGHVIKPNSKLVQDAPGYYMGMGHTAEEVANRFGISRDDQDAFAVQSHERAAKAIQEGKFKDEIVPVEVTQRVVGEKNKIEEKKFMFEMDEGVRSGTTKEVLGNLRPAFNVKGSVTAGNSSQMSDGAASVLVMDREKADSEGLKPLAKFHSFAVAGVEPEIMGVGPVEAVPKALKIAGLELKDIGLFELNEAFASQSVRVIQALDLDPNIVNVNGGAIALGHPLGMTGTKLTLSLIHEMKRRNVQYGVVTMCIGGGMGAAGVFELL, encoded by the coding sequence GTGAAGGAAGCAGTAATTGTTGCAGGTGCAAGAACCCCTGTAGGAAAAGCGAATAAAGGTTCACTGGCGAATTCACGGCCGGATGATCTGGCAGCATTAACAATAAAAGAAACATTGAAACGTGCCGGTAATTATGACGGCAATATTGATGATGTGATTATTGGTTGTGCGATGCCGGAAGCGGAACAGGGCATGAACATGGCACGTAATATCGCAGGGCTTGCCGGTCTTAAAAATGATGTTCCGGGTATTACAATCAACCGTTATTGTTCATCAGGCCTGCAAAGTATCGCATATGCAGCCGAGCGCATTATGGTTGGTGCCAGCGATACAATTATCGCCGGCGGAGCAGAATCTATGAGTCTCATACCTATGGGTGGTCACGTAATCAAACCGAACTCGAAACTGGTTCAGGATGCACCGGGATACTATATGGGAATGGGGCATACAGCAGAAGAAGTAGCTAATCGCTTCGGTATTTCCCGGGATGATCAGGACGCATTTGCTGTACAAAGTCACGAGCGTGCTGCAAAAGCGATTCAGGAAGGCAAATTCAAAGATGAAATTGTCCCTGTCGAAGTGACGCAACGTGTTGTCGGTGAAAAGAACAAAATCGAGGAAAAGAAATTCATGTTTGAAATGGATGAAGGTGTACGATCAGGTACAACGAAAGAAGTACTTGGGAATCTTCGCCCGGCATTTAATGTGAAAGGATCTGTCACAGCCGGTAACTCATCACAAATGAGTGATGGTGCCGCATCTGTACTGGTTATGGACCGCGAGAAAGCAGATTCGGAAGGTCTTAAGCCGCTTGCAAAATTCCATTCTTTTGCTGTAGCTGGAGTAGAACCGGAAATTATGGGTGTCGGGCCAGTTGAGGCAGTTCCAAAAGCATTGAAAATTGCTGGACTAGAGCTGAAGGATATCGGGCTGTTTGAGTTGAATGAGGCATTCGCGTCGCAATCAGTCCGCGTTATCCAGGCACTTGATCTGGACCCGAATATCGTCAATGTCAATGGTGGCGCCATTGCACTTGGACACCCGCTTGGCATGACAGGAACGAAATTGACATTAAGCCTTATTCATGAAATGAAGCGCCGCAACGTACAATATGGTGTCGTAACCATGTGTATCGGCGGCGGAATGGGTGCAGCTGGAGTGTTTGAACTGCTGTAG
- a CDS encoding arsenate reductase family protein, whose protein sequence is MPLTFYWYPNCGTCKKAKKWLDEHEIDYTDIHIVNEPPAKDQLLDFIEKSELPAKKFFNTSGKKYRELNIKEKINDASTEEMAEILASDGMLIKRPIVTDGEKVTVGFKEETFNEKWL, encoded by the coding sequence ATGCCATTAACATTTTATTGGTATCCAAATTGCGGTACCTGCAAAAAGGCGAAGAAGTGGTTGGACGAACATGAAATTGATTATACCGATATACATATTGTAAATGAACCGCCTGCAAAGGATCAGCTATTGGATTTTATTGAAAAAAGTGAACTTCCTGCAAAAAAGTTTTTCAATACAAGTGGAAAGAAATATCGTGAATTGAACATCAAAGAAAAAATTAACGATGCGAGTACCGAGGAAATGGCTGAAATTCTGGCATCTGACGGCATGCTGATAAAACGGCCGATTGTAACGGACGGAGAAAAAGTTACTGTCGGATTTAAGGAAGAAACATTCAATGAAAAATGGCTGTAA
- a CDS encoding metal ABC transporter solute-binding protein, Zn/Mn family, whose translation MKRHQLFIMLIIIAIVASGCSSSSSNSENNTDLTIYTTIYPIQYAVERIGGETVHVETVYPPGVDAHSYEPSSKEMTAIAEGDAFIYLGAGMEAFAETAAAALGSQDIKMVEIGQHEELFHMEEKQEEHASHNHGDHNPHIWLDPKRMIDMSSYIKDKLINLSPENKELFIENFNSLKKDIIALEKRFKETLQAKENKDILVSHAAYGYWEERYGIKQIAISGLSSSDEPSQKELTEIIDLAKEKNMNYVIFEQNGSDRVSKIIQEQIDAKALYIHNLSVLTEEDIEKNADYLSLMKHNLDVLDQATN comes from the coding sequence ATGAAACGTCATCAACTATTTATTATGCTTATTATCATAGCAATTGTTGCATCAGGATGCTCCTCCTCCTCTTCCAATTCTGAAAATAATACTGACTTAACAATATATACTACTATTTATCCAATCCAATATGCAGTTGAGCGGATTGGCGGAGAAACTGTTCATGTTGAAACGGTATACCCGCCTGGCGTTGACGCACATTCTTATGAACCATCATCAAAAGAAATGACTGCTATTGCTGAAGGTGATGCATTTATTTACCTTGGAGCAGGGATGGAAGCATTCGCCGAAACGGCAGCAGCTGCACTTGGGTCGCAGGATATTAAAATGGTTGAAATTGGTCAGCATGAGGAATTATTTCATATGGAGGAAAAACAGGAAGAGCATGCAAGTCATAATCATGGTGACCACAACCCGCACATATGGCTTGACCCAAAACGAATGATTGATATGTCCAGCTATATTAAAGATAAACTGATCAATCTAAGCCCGGAAAACAAAGAGCTTTTTATTGAAAATTTCAATTCCCTTAAAAAAGATATAATAGCGCTGGAAAAACGTTTTAAAGAGACACTGCAAGCAAAAGAAAACAAGGATATACTCGTTTCACATGCAGCATATGGCTATTGGGAAGAACGTTACGGTATTAAACAAATCGCCATAAGCGGTCTATCTTCAAGTGATGAACCATCCCAGAAAGAGTTAACAGAAATTATTGATCTGGCAAAAGAAAAAAATATGAACTATGTTATTTTTGAACAAAATGGCTCTGACCGTGTATCAAAAATTATCCAGGAGCAGATTGATGCAAAAGCACTGTACATTCATAATCTGTCTGTGTTAACAGAAGAAGATATTGAAAAGAATGCCGACTACCTGTCGCTAATGAAACACAATCTCGACGTGCTTGATCAGGCAACAAATTAG
- a CDS encoding YitT family protein produces the protein MNKKLATEYVQIIIGATLVALSYNIFLLPAKLAAGGISGISTILFELYELSPAYTQFLINLPIFIIGWLAMGSDFSFKTLVGTFWVPLVIFLTADIPFTVSNPLLGAVYGGIVLGIGLGTVYKGAGSTGGTAAIAQVVKKFTGLSSGYSQLIVDGFVVVSSIIVFNLELTLFALMCIYITSKTIDIVQLRTSASKLILIITEEEEKIQDIIRDRIDRGLTKIRTVGGYSKENKTMILCVTEQHEAVQLKRILQKEEPTSFVVFISASEVLGRGFSLDKYYGQKF, from the coding sequence ATGAATAAAAAACTTGCAACCGAATACGTACAAATAATTATCGGGGCAACACTCGTTGCCCTTTCCTATAACATATTCCTGTTACCGGCAAAACTTGCAGCAGGTGGCATCTCCGGTATAAGTACAATCCTGTTCGAACTGTATGAATTAAGTCCAGCATACACGCAATTTTTAATTAACCTCCCCATCTTTATCATTGGCTGGCTTGCAATGGGAAGTGATTTCAGCTTTAAAACATTGGTGGGAACTTTTTGGGTACCGTTAGTCATTTTTCTTACTGCCGATATTCCCTTCACCGTCAGCAACCCCTTATTAGGTGCTGTCTACGGAGGAATCGTGCTTGGAATTGGACTTGGAACAGTATATAAAGGTGCCGGCTCAACAGGTGGAACAGCGGCAATTGCCCAGGTTGTAAAAAAATTCACCGGACTTTCCAGTGGGTATTCACAGTTAATTGTGGATGGATTTGTGGTTGTTTCATCTATTATTGTGTTTAATCTTGAGCTGACGTTGTTTGCACTGATGTGTATTTATATAACAAGTAAAACAATTGATATCGTCCAATTGCGTACGTCCGCATCGAAACTCATTTTGATTATTACGGAGGAAGAGGAAAAAATTCAGGATATTATTCGTGACCGGATTGACCGGGGATTAACCAAAATTCGTACTGTTGGCGGTTATTCAAAGGAGAATAAAACGATGATTCTCTGTGTGACTGAGCAACATGAAGCTGTACAGTTAAAGCGGATTCTTCAAAAAGAAGAACCGACTTCGTTTGTTGTCTTTATCAGTGCATCCGAAGTATTGGGACGAGGATTCTCGTTGGATAAATATTATGGGCAAAAGTTTTAA
- the gcvH gene encoding glycine cleavage system protein GcvH, protein MSLPKDLLYSEEHEWVKKEGDKVRIGITDFAQDELGDIVFVELPEEGDEVEVDEPFGSVESVKTVSELYAPISGKVVEINEELEDSPEFVNESPYEKAWMVVLEPSDDSELDKLLSAEQYEDVIKED, encoded by the coding sequence ATGAGCTTGCCAAAAGACTTGTTATATTCTGAGGAACATGAATGGGTTAAAAAAGAGGGAGACAAGGTACGAATCGGCATCACTGATTTTGCACAGGATGAACTGGGAGACATCGTATTTGTTGAACTTCCTGAAGAAGGCGATGAAGTTGAAGTAGATGAGCCATTTGGAAGTGTCGAATCGGTAAAAACAGTTTCTGAATTGTACGCACCAATCAGTGGAAAAGTTGTGGAAATCAATGAAGAGCTGGAGGACAGCCCCGAATTTGTTAACGAATCTCCTTACGAAAAAGCATGGATGGTTGTTTTGGAGCCTTCCGATGATTCTGAACTTGATAAACTGTTATCCGCTGAACAATACGAAGACGTAATTAAAGAAGATTAA
- a CDS encoding toprim domain-containing protein, which yields MTQESEKVIIVEGLTDKKQVRKVITDDAEVICTNGTLGVEKFDELLETYDLDNRDVYILVDEDSSGIKLRKQLRRELPHAEHIYVSSEYREVATTPEHVLATTLAGKRIEVNPIFLI from the coding sequence ATGACACAGGAGTCAGAAAAAGTTATTATTGTTGAGGGATTGACTGATAAAAAGCAAGTCCGAAAAGTGATAACGGATGACGCCGAGGTAATATGTACAAACGGAACACTTGGTGTCGAAAAGTTTGATGAACTATTGGAAACGTATGACCTGGATAACAGAGATGTCTATATACTGGTTGATGAGGATAGTTCAGGAATTAAACTGCGTAAACAATTGAGACGGGAGCTGCCGCATGCGGAGCATATTTATGTGAGCAGTGAATATCGGGAAGTGGCAACAACTCCTGAACATGTTCTCGCAACAACGCTGGCAGGCAAGCGAATTGAGGTTAATCCTATATTTTTAATCTAG
- a CDS encoding proline dehydrogenase family protein, with amino-acid sequence MEQLMRNFFLFLSKNKTLTKLAKKYGFKFGASRFVAGVDIDHASRKIKEINEDGFVVTVDHLGEFIDNEQEARESADECIHAIKTIDEKGLKSEMSLKLTSMGLDISEELVMENLRKILEAGKKHNVTVTIDMEDYERCEKTLDIFKELRKEYENVGTVLQAYLYRTEEDLQDLNEFDPYLRLVKGAYKESAEVAFPDKKDVDENYKKLIKLNLLNRNYTAIGTHDDDIIDYVKQLEKEHNLSRDQFEFQMLFGIRIELQNKLLNEGYKMRVYVPYGDDWFGYNMRRLAERPANVMFVLKGIFKK; translated from the coding sequence GTGGAACAGCTTATGCGTAACTTCTTTTTATTTTTATCTAAAAATAAAACGCTTACAAAATTAGCGAAAAAATACGGGTTTAAGTTCGGTGCCTCCCGATTTGTTGCCGGAGTTGACATCGATCATGCATCCAGAAAAATCAAAGAAATTAATGAGGATGGTTTTGTCGTTACGGTAGACCACCTTGGTGAGTTTATCGATAATGAACAAGAAGCAAGGGAATCTGCGGATGAATGCATTCATGCGATTAAAACGATTGATGAAAAGGGTTTGAAGTCTGAAATGTCGTTGAAACTGACTTCGATGGGACTGGATATTTCAGAAGAACTGGTAATGGAGAACCTGCGAAAAATTCTCGAAGCAGGCAAAAAACATAATGTAACCGTTACGATAGATATGGAAGATTATGAACGCTGTGAAAAAACGTTGGATATATTTAAAGAGCTAAGAAAAGAGTATGAAAATGTGGGTACTGTACTTCAGGCATATTTGTACAGAACGGAAGAAGACCTGCAGGATTTGAATGAGTTTGATCCATATCTTCGCCTTGTAAAAGGTGCTTACAAGGAATCAGCTGAAGTGGCATTTCCTGATAAAAAAGATGTAGATGAAAATTATAAAAAACTTATTAAATTGAACTTATTAAATCGTAATTATACTGCAATTGGAACACATGACGATGATATTATCGACTATGTAAAACAATTGGAAAAGGAACATAATCTTTCACGGGATCAATTTGAATTTCAGATGTTATTCGGTATTCGTATTGAACTGCAGAACAAACTGCTCAATGAAGGATACAAAATGCGGGTTTACGTGCCATACGGTGATGACTGGTTTGGTTACAATATGCGCCGTCTGGCAGAGCGCCCTGCAAATGTCATGTTTGTGCTGAAAGGAATCTTTAAAAAATAA
- a CDS encoding acyl-CoA dehydrogenase family protein yields MSETKEKLFKGGAFLIEDLTGDDVITPEDFTDEHKMIAKTTEDFVAGEVLPKVENLENHEFEHSVDLLKKAGELGLLGADVPEEYGGLNLDKISSSLITEKFSRAGGFSVTHGAHVGIGSLPIVFFGNGEQKEKYLPKLATGELLAAYALTEPSSGSDALGAKTTAKLNEAGTHYILNGEKQWITNSAFADVFIVYAKIDGEHFSAFIVEREFPGVSTGPEEEKMGIKSSSTRTLVLEDAEVPVENLLGEKGKGHKIAFNILNVGRYKLAIGGVGGSKRSIEVATKYVNERKQFNTPISSFNLTKEKLATMAARTYANESAVYRTVGLFEQRMGALTDEQLKDGREVAKAIAEYQIECSMNKYTATECLDYVTDEAVQLHGGYGFMEEYEVARAYRDSRINRIFEGTNEINRLLVPGTLLKKAMKGELPLLQEAQKLQEELMMMMPEEVGDEALEQEKYLLKNAKKMVLLGAGLAAQKYMQKLENEQEILVNLADMTAEVYNMESAILRTEKAINKDGAEKAMQKLLYTQVYVQEAFNRIEADAKETLIAVEEGDTLRMMLSSLRKLTRHTPTNVIAKKREIAAKIIEEEKYVI; encoded by the coding sequence ATGAGCGAGACAAAAGAAAAATTATTTAAAGGTGGAGCATTTTTAATTGAAGACCTTACTGGTGATGATGTCATTACACCAGAGGATTTCACAGATGAACACAAAATGATTGCCAAAACGACTGAAGACTTTGTAGCTGGTGAAGTACTGCCAAAAGTTGAAAATCTGGAAAATCATGAATTCGAACATTCTGTGGACCTGTTGAAAAAGGCAGGGGAACTCGGCCTTTTAGGTGCTGATGTACCGGAAGAATACGGTGGTTTGAATCTGGACAAAATCAGTTCATCACTGATTACTGAAAAATTCTCCCGTGCAGGTGGATTCTCGGTTACACATGGTGCACACGTTGGTATCGGTTCACTTCCGATTGTATTCTTTGGTAACGGTGAGCAAAAAGAAAAATATCTTCCGAAGCTTGCTACCGGTGAATTACTGGCAGCTTATGCGCTGACAGAACCAAGCTCAGGTTCAGATGCACTTGGTGCCAAAACAACAGCAAAATTGAACGAAGCTGGGACACATTACATTTTAAATGGTGAAAAACAATGGATCACGAACTCAGCATTTGCAGATGTTTTCATCGTTTATGCAAAAATCGATGGTGAACATTTCTCTGCATTTATTGTTGAACGTGAATTTCCGGGTGTTTCTACAGGACCGGAAGAGGAAAAAATGGGTATTAAGAGCTCTTCAACTCGTACACTGGTCCTGGAAGATGCAGAAGTACCAGTTGAAAATCTGCTCGGTGAAAAAGGAAAAGGTCACAAAATTGCCTTCAACATTTTGAACGTTGGCCGTTATAAGCTGGCAATCGGTGGTGTTGGTGGATCCAAACGTTCAATCGAAGTTGCAACAAAATATGTGAACGAACGTAAACAGTTCAATACACCAATTTCAAGTTTTAATCTGACAAAAGAAAAATTAGCTACAATGGCAGCAAGAACCTATGCCAATGAAAGTGCAGTTTACCGTACTGTCGGGTTGTTCGAACAACGCATGGGTGCACTGACTGATGAGCAGTTGAAGGATGGTCGTGAAGTTGCAAAAGCGATTGCTGAATATCAAATTGAGTGCTCAATGAACAAATATACTGCAACGGAATGCCTTGATTATGTTACAGATGAAGCTGTTCAGTTACACGGTGGATATGGCTTTATGGAAGAATATGAAGTTGCACGTGCATACCGCGACTCCCGTATAAACCGTATTTTTGAAGGAACAAACGAAATTAACCGTTTGCTAGTTCCGGGAACATTGCTGAAAAAAGCGATGAAAGGTGAACTTCCATTGCTTCAGGAGGCACAGAAGCTGCAGGAAGAGCTCATGATGATGATGCCTGAAGAAGTTGGCGATGAAGCCCTTGAACAGGAAAAATACCTCTTGAAAAATGCGAAGAAAATGGTACTGCTTGGTGCCGGACTTGCTGCACAGAAATATATGCAGAAGCTGGAGAACGAACAGGAAATCCTTGTTAACCTTGCCGATATGACAGCAGAGGTTTATAACATGGAATCTGCAATTCTTCGTACTGAAAAAGCAATCAACAAAGATGGAGCAGAAAAGGCGATGCAAAAACTTCTTTACACACAAGTGTATGTACAGGAAGCATTTAACCGTATTGAAGCAGATGCCAAAGAAACACTGATTGCTGTTGAAGAGGGTGATACATTACGGATGATGCTGTCATCACTGCGTAAATTGACCCGTCACACACCAACCAATGTTATTGCTAAAAAACGTGAGATTGCTGCGAAGATTATTGAAGAAGAAAAATACGTAATCTAA
- a CDS encoding 3-hydroxyacyl-CoA dehydrogenase/enoyl-CoA hydratase family protein, producing MKQTIKRAAVLGSGVMGSGIAAHLANVGIPTIMLDIAPRELTKDEEKKGLTLEDKAVRNRMAAQSKKALLKQKPSPITSKKSMDLIEIGNMDDDMEKLAEVDWIIEVVVENLDIKKKVFANVDKYRKEGTIVSSNTSGISVEAMSEDRSEDFQKHFLGTHFFNPPRYLKLLEVIPTKNTDPEVLEFMKTFGEDILGKGVVEAKDTPNFIANRIGTYGLLVTVQEMLKGGYSIGEVDSVTGPVIGRPKSATFRTLDVVGLDTFIHVANNVHDQVEGKEKELFEVPDFMLKMQEKGWLGAKSGQGFFLKKKGKDGSTIYQLNPETLEYEDRGKLKTAATEMAKQEKGSRRKLKALVSAKGDKAGDLVWSVLKPALIYSAELTGEIADDIVSIDQAMKWGFGWEIGPFETWDAIGLKKSVERMQAEGETVPEWVLKMLESGNESFYKTENGNVYYYDNGAYKQQDFNPKEINLKRLKDVNGVIKKNSGASFIDLGDGVAGLEFHSQSNAIGLDIIQMVNYAIEEVGKKYKGLVIGNQGKNFCVGANLGMMLMAAQDDDFYELDMVVRQFQNMAMNIKYSEKPVVTAPFNMTLGGGAEVSLPAAAVQASAETYMGLVEFGVGLIPGGGGTKELYLKELRNLPEGVDLDLTKIANDVFEKVAMAKVSTSAAEARENGFLDSGDAISVNPDHLLHDAKEKVLALEAAGYQPPKREKIPVVGDAGYAAMLLGAKTLRFGGYASDHDVKIAEKLAYVLSGGRIKEGTLIDEQVMLDLEREAFLSLIAEPKTQARMQHMLLKGKPLRN from the coding sequence ATGAAGCAGACAATCAAGCGTGCTGCAGTGCTGGGATCTGGTGTAATGGGTTCCGGAATTGCTGCTCACTTGGCGAATGTGGGGATACCTACAATAATGCTTGATATCGCACCACGTGAATTAACCAAGGATGAAGAGAAGAAGGGCTTAACGCTTGAAGACAAAGCAGTAAGAAACCGTATGGCTGCACAGAGCAAAAAAGCATTGCTCAAACAAAAGCCTTCACCAATCACATCCAAAAAAAGCATGGACTTAATTGAAATCGGTAACATGGATGACGATATGGAAAAACTGGCTGAGGTTGATTGGATTATTGAAGTGGTCGTTGAGAATTTGGATATTAAGAAAAAAGTTTTTGCAAATGTTGACAAATACCGGAAAGAGGGAACAATTGTCAGCTCCAACACATCAGGAATTTCCGTGGAAGCGATGTCAGAGGATCGTTCAGAGGATTTTCAAAAACATTTTCTCGGAACACATTTTTTCAATCCGCCACGTTACTTAAAATTGCTTGAAGTCATTCCGACAAAAAATACCGATCCGGAAGTTCTCGAGTTTATGAAAACATTCGGTGAAGATATTTTAGGAAAAGGTGTTGTGGAAGCAAAAGATACACCGAACTTTATCGCTAACCGTATTGGAACATATGGACTGCTGGTAACCGTTCAGGAAATGCTGAAAGGCGGCTACAGTATTGGTGAAGTTGATTCGGTAACAGGGCCTGTGATCGGCCGTCCGAAAAGTGCTACATTCCGCACCCTGGATGTTGTTGGACTGGATACGTTCATCCATGTAGCCAACAATGTGCATGACCAGGTGGAAGGCAAGGAGAAAGAATTGTTCGAGGTACCTGACTTCATGCTGAAGATGCAGGAAAAAGGTTGGCTCGGTGCTAAAAGCGGGCAAGGATTTTTCCTCAAGAAAAAAGGGAAAGATGGAAGTACAATCTATCAATTGAATCCGGAAACATTGGAATATGAGGACCGTGGAAAATTAAAGACGGCTGCAACAGAAATGGCGAAACAGGAAAAAGGCTCACGTCGTAAATTGAAAGCGCTTGTATCAGCAAAAGGCGATAAAGCAGGCGACCTGGTCTGGTCCGTATTGAAGCCGGCGCTGATTTATTCCGCTGAACTGACTGGTGAAATTGCTGATGATATTGTTTCCATTGATCAGGCAATGAAATGGGGATTCGGCTGGGAAATCGGTCCTTTTGAAACGTGGGATGCGATTGGTCTTAAGAAGTCAGTTGAACGCATGCAGGCAGAAGGCGAAACAGTACCGGAATGGGTGCTTAAAATGCTTGAATCCGGAAATGAATCGTTCTATAAAACTGAAAATGGCAATGTTTATTACTATGACAATGGTGCGTATAAACAGCAGGACTTCAATCCGAAAGAAATTAATTTGAAGCGATTGAAAGATGTGAATGGTGTTATTAAAAAGAACTCAGGAGCTAGTTTTATAGATTTGGGTGATGGTGTTGCCGGACTTGAATTCCATTCGCAAAGCAATGCAATCGGTCTTGATATCATCCAGATGGTGAACTATGCAATAGAAGAGGTTGGCAAAAAATATAAAGGACTTGTCATTGGTAACCAGGGCAAGAACTTCTGCGTCGGTGCGAACCTTGGTATGATGCTGATGGCGGCACAGGACGACGACTTCTATGAACTGGATATGGTTGTTCGTCAGTTCCAGAACATGGCAATGAACATCAAGTATTCCGAAAAGCCCGTTGTGACAGCACCATTTAACATGACGCTTGGCGGGGGTGCTGAAGTTTCCTTGCCTGCAGCAGCAGTCCAGGCATCAGCTGAAACGTACATGGGACTTGTTGAATTTGGAGTTGGCTTAATCCCTGGTGGCGGTGGAACGAAAGAACTTTATTTGAAAGAACTCCGCAATCTGCCTGAGGGTGTTGATCTGGACTTGACTAAAATTGCAAATGACGTTTTTGAAAAAGTTGCCATGGCGAAAGTATCAACATCAGCTGCCGAGGCGCGTGAAAACGGATTTTTGGATAGTGGGGACGCTATTAGTGTGAACCCTGATCACTTGCTTCATGACGCAAAAGAAAAAGTGTTGGCGTTGGAAGCTGCCGGTTATCAGCCGCCTAAGCGTGAAAAGATACCGGTTGTTGGTGATGCAGGCTATGCGGCAATGTTGCTTGGTGCCAAAACATTACGCTTCGGCGGATATGCATCAGATCACGATGTGAAAATAGCTGAAAAACTGGCATATGTTTTATCAGGTGGACGTATAAAAGAAGGAACACTGATTGATGAACAAGTAATGCTCGATTTAGAGCGCGAAGCATTTTTGAGTTTAATAGCAGAACCAAAAACTCAGGCACGTATGCAGCACATGTTGTTAAAAGGAAAACCATTAAGGAACTAA
- a CDS encoding metal ABC transporter ATP-binding protein — translation MTKPVVSMTNIDYAYEHKHVLHNINFEIPQGAFMGLIGPNGGGKTTLIRIILGLLKPDSGDVNLFGLPVEKYKDWTKIGFVSQKSNTFNKGFPATVFEVVSMGLTAKVGYFKFFTARHKKKVMQAIDQVGLAAYANENIGSLSGGQQQRVFIARSLVSDPELLILDEPTVGVDYENVQRFYELLHHLNNEHNITLLLVTHDTGTMTEHATDIVCLNQTLHCHGKPEEYNSLSESDLSQFYGHPVNKVTHDH, via the coding sequence ATGACCAAACCAGTTGTATCGATGACAAATATTGATTATGCATATGAACACAAACATGTCCTCCATAACATCAACTTTGAAATTCCCCAGGGTGCGTTCATGGGATTAATCGGCCCGAATGGTGGTGGAAAAACGACCCTGATCAGGATAATTCTTGGATTGTTAAAACCGGACAGTGGAGACGTCAATCTTTTCGGTCTACCGGTTGAAAAGTATAAGGACTGGACCAAGATTGGCTTCGTCTCGCAGAAATCCAATACATTCAACAAAGGCTTTCCGGCAACCGTTTTCGAGGTTGTTTCAATGGGGCTCACTGCAAAAGTCGGCTATTTTAAATTCTTTACTGCAAGACATAAGAAAAAAGTAATGCAGGCGATTGACCAGGTAGGATTGGCTGCATATGCAAATGAGAATATCGGCAGCTTGTCAGGTGGTCAGCAGCAGCGCGTATTTATCGCCCGTTCATTAGTAAGTGATCCGGAGTTACTTATTCTCGATGAGCCAACTGTTGGTGTCGATTATGAAAATGTGCAACGATTTTATGAACTTTTACATCATTTAAATAATGAACACAATATTACGTTGCTGCTTGTCACACACGATACTGGGACAATGACCGAACACGCGACAGATATTGTTTGTCTGAACCAAACACTGCATTGTCACGGAAAGCCGGAAGAATATAATTCATTGTCAGAAAGTGATTTATCGCAATTCTACGGTCATCCTGTTAATAAAGTCACACACGACCATTAA
- a CDS encoding VanZ family protein, protein MHYIQSLPIYFILLSLIFYIPVRYSFLQRKGIKIEYYKELICILWIIYLESLLYLTIFPSGHVIHSEWVGVNLVPFDTIEDYLFLFSHGYMSTAIINLIGNIIVFIPLGILLVLLNKKITPIKMITIGFGSTLTIETTQLVFSMSGLLSRSFDIDDLILNTLGVIIGYTGTKIALYIINHIKPPSSKN, encoded by the coding sequence ATGCATTATATTCAATCCTTGCCAATATACTTCATCCTGCTATCCCTTATATTTTATATTCCTGTAAGATATTCTTTTTTGCAGCGCAAGGGTATAAAAATAGAATACTATAAAGAACTCATTTGTATTTTGTGGATCATTTACCTGGAAAGTTTGCTTTATCTGACCATTTTTCCGTCCGGGCATGTCATTCACAGTGAATGGGTAGGGGTAAATCTTGTACCATTTGATACGATTGAGGATTACCTGTTTTTATTTTCACACGGATACATGTCCACTGCCATAATCAATCTGATTGGTAATATCATTGTGTTTATACCACTTGGTATTTTGCTCGTATTACTTAATAAAAAAATAACGCCTATAAAAATGATCACGATAGGTTTCGGTTCCACGCTTACAATTGAGACAACACAGCTTGTTTTCTCAATGTCAGGTTTACTTTCCCGAAGTTTCGATATTGATGATCTGATCTTAAACACGCTAGGTGTTATTATCGGATATACTGGTACGAAAATAGCGCTATATATAATTAATCATATAAAACCACCCTCCAGCAAAAATTAG